A genome region from Populus alba chromosome 3, ASM523922v2, whole genome shotgun sequence includes the following:
- the LOC118054433 gene encoding coiled-coil domain-containing protein SCD2 has translation MDRQRTESPLYTRQWTSDSGASPMAAMVPNARHGHHARSSSASGFSTIKRNQNVAAKAAAQRLAQVMASQTADDDDDDDEGDDLGFRYSAPPPLSLSRNANSNSNNVIATSKASVTTASSRINRSPSPALYNLEIKLARNFEETAAGRSTSAGRPAMSLRTAAAVPPVPLSKGSLRTAVSLPPIDPPRNGHRDGKRFLSEVVNFNSKDTGDQHEASALRDELDMLQEENGNILEKLRLEEERCKEVDARVKELEKQVAALGEGVSLEAKLLSRKEAALRQREAALKDAKQNNMVDKEIASIRSEIENAKDEASVVVQQLRGAESEVKALHSMTQRMILTQKEMEEVVLKRCWLARYWGLAAKYGICGDVAVSKHEYWSSLAPLPFEVVVSAGQKAKEECWEKGEEDSEKRSTLAHDLSDLTGEGNIESMLSVEMGLKELASLKVEVAIVLALAQQRRANALRLSISDVKSHGDPKYMEAFELSPEESEDVLFKEAWLTYFWRRAKAHGIEEDTAKE, from the exons ATGGACCGGCAAAGAACTGAAAGCCCGCTCTACACGCGCCAATGGACCAGCGACTCAGGCGCTTCTCCGATGGCGGCAATGGTGCCAAATGCGCGTCACGGTCACCACGCGCGATCCTCTTCCGCTTCCGGATTCTCCACCATCAAGCGAAACCAGAATGTAGCGGCTAAAGCTGCGGCTCAGCGGCTAGCTCAAGTCATGGCTTCTCAAACTgctgacgacgacgacgacgacgacgaagGCGATGATCTAGGGTTTCGTTACAGTGCTCCTCCGCCTCTGTCTCTCTCGAGGAATGCTAATAGTAACAGTAATAATGTTATTGCTACAAGTAAAGCTTCGGTTACCACTGCGTCTTCAAGGATCAATAGATCTCCTTCACCTGCG CTCTATAACTTGGAAATTAAG TTAGCTAGGAATTTTGAAGAGACTGCGGCGGGTCGGTCGACATCAGCTGGAAGGCCAGCAATGTCGCTTAGAACTGCAGCAGCAGTACCACCAGTGCCATTGAGCAAAGGATCGTTGAGGACTGCGGTTTCTTTACCGCCGATAGATCCTCCGAGAAATGGGCATAGAGATGGTAAAAG ATTCTTGTCAGAAGTGGTAAATTTTAACTCAAAAGACACAGGAGATCAACACGAGGCTTCTGCACTCCGTGATGAA CTTGATATGCTACAAGAAGAGAATGGAAACATCCTCGAGAAG CTCAGGCTTGAGGAAGAGAGATGCAAGGAAGTGGATGCCAGAGTCAAGGAGCTTGAGAAACAG GTTGCTGCTCTTGGAGAAGGAGTATCTTTAGAAGCTAAGTTGCTGAGCAG AAAGGAAGCTGCATTGCGACAAAGAGAG GCTGCCCTTAAggatgcaaaacaaaataatatggtgGATAAGGAAATTGCATCTATTCGATCTGAAATAGAG AATGCAAAAGATGAGGCATCAGTCGTTGTGCAACAGCTGCGGGGAGCTGAATCTGAAGTAAAGGCCCTTCATTCAATGACACAAAGAATGATATTGACCCAGAAAGAAATG GAAGAGGTTGTCCTTAAGAGGTGTTGGCTTGCTCGATACTGGGGCTTAGCTGCAAAATATG GTATCTGTGGGGATGTTGCTGTGTCAAAGCATGAATACTGGTCATCCTTAGCACCGCTTCCATTTGAGGTTGTTGTCTCTGCTGGACAAAAGGCCAAGGAGGAATGTTGGGAAAAAG GTGAGGAGGACAGTGAGAAGAGAAGCACACTTGCTCATGACTTGAGTGATCTAACTGGAGAAGGAAATATTGAGAGTATGCTTTCAGTTGAAATGGGTTTGAAGGAGCTTGCTTCCTTGAAG GTTGAGGTTGCTATTGTGCTTGCACTGGCCCAACAGCGGCGAGCAAACGCTCTTAGACTGTCCATCTCAG ATGTCAAATCACATGGTGATCCAAAGTATATGGAAGCATTCG AATTGAGTCCAGAGGAGTCTGAAGACGTTCTTTTCAAGGAG GCATGGCTTACATATTTTTGGAGAAGAGCCAAAGCCCATGGTATAGAGGAGGACACTGCTAAAGAATGA